GAATCCCGGTTTACGCAAACGAGCCCGCCAGTTCAGCCGCCTGGTCCGGCACTCCGCCCTGACCCGCTGCACGGGCGACGTCCACAAACCCATCCTGAGCAAGAACGGCGACCTGGGAGTGACCTTCATCGGGCACTCGTCGTTTTTCCTGCAGGTGGGCGGCCGCAACCTGGTCGTGGACCCCAATTTTGCCAAGTGGCTGTTCGTGCTGAAGCGGCTGCGGCGGCCCGGCGTCCGCATCCAGGACCTGCCGGCGATCGACCTGGTCTTGGTGACGCACGCGCATTTCGACCATCTGCACCGGCCGTCGCTGCGGGCCATCGCGCAAGCCACCCGCCGGCTCAGCGGGCGGGCGCCGGTCCTCGTGATCCCGCGCAACGTGTCCGACCTGGTGCGCGACCTCGGCTTCCGCAGGATCGTCGAGCTCGACTGGTGGCAGGAGTACCGGCAGGACGGGATCAGCGTGACCCACACGCCTTCGCGGCATTGGGGCGCACGCGTGATCAAGGACATGCACCGCGGCTACGGCGGGTACGTCATCCGCTCGCACAAGCATTCCATCTACCACGCCGGGGACACCGCCTACTTCGAT
This DNA window, taken from Terriglobales bacterium, encodes the following:
- a CDS encoding MBL fold metallo-hydrolase, translated to MLNPGLRKRARQFSRLVRHSALTRCTGDVHKPILSKNGDLGVTFIGHSSFFLQVGGRNLVVDPNFAKWLFVLKRLRRPGVRIQDLPAIDLVLVTHAHFDHLHRPSLRAIAQATRRLSGRAPVLVIPRNVSDLVRDLGFRRIVELDWWQEYRQDGISVTHTPSRHWGARVIKDMHRGYGGYVIRSHKHSIYHAGDTAYFDGFHEIGRRLTPELALLPIGAYEPASFRNVHASPADAVQAFLDLGARWMVPMHFGSFRLSHEPVEEPPRFLAREATRRGVRERVFVLREGLTKFF